A genomic segment from Methanofollis fontis encodes:
- a CDS encoding ArsR family transcriptional regulator produces the protein MTGHIRIVNDPVELVPLLLTFTNPKFKQMYELLNKNWMTEEELTEECGGGCVAPCLSILRKGNLIEEQWRMPKPGERPCKEFRTTYGTFRANFQCSMTDLADLIYVALSTDEHLRTLVTSVEGELGSGNSSIADIARRLGVSPLYIKALSKRMPNMDVKGQGLIHADTTR, from the coding sequence GTGACTGGGCATATTCGAATAGTGAACGATCCCGTTGAACTCGTGCCTCTGCTGCTCACTTTTACCAATCCGAAATTCAAGCAAATGTACGAACTTCTGAACAAGAACTGGATGACCGAGGAAGAGCTTACCGAGGAGTGCGGCGGCGGTTGTGTCGCCCCCTGCCTCTCGATCCTCCGAAAAGGGAATCTGATTGAGGAGCAGTGGCGGATGCCGAAACCGGGTGAGCGGCCGTGCAAGGAGTTCCGGACAACCTATGGTACCTTCCGGGCGAACTTCCAGTGTTCAATGACCGATCTCGCCGATCTGATCTATGTGGCGCTGTCGACCGACGAACATCTGCGTACGCTCGTTACCAGTGTTGAGGGGGAACTGGGCTCCGGAAACTCCTCGATTGCGGACATTGCCCGTAGACTGGGTGTTTCACCACTTTACATCAAGGCACTCTCAAAGAGGATGCCGAATATGGATGTGAAGGGCCAGGGACTGATCCATGCCGACACCACCAGATGA
- a CDS encoding DUF7839 domain-containing protein, protein MPTPPDEDPLSTLLRSKREITRFQILVEVAEHQPAVRQQEVAEKMGVTPQAVSEYIRELAEDGYISAYGRGRYEVTKEGIEWVLSTAEVLESYARHVTRDVIQKVRVWPAIAAEPLKVGDRAGVYMKDGWLYAGKDEQSAMGEVIADAEAGSDVGIARLSGLIDHTEGSVHVLKVPRIERGGSRKVDLDGLLQVLDGVDVVGIAGLEAAVTLRAAGREADISFGSREGVIEAAFHGVECAILIVDEEFTDFLKRLETAGLNYVIHDLIIP, encoded by the coding sequence ATGCCGACACCACCAGATGAGGATCCCCTTTCCACGCTCCTGAGGAGCAAGCGGGAGATCACCCGCTTCCAGATCCTTGTCGAGGTGGCCGAGCACCAGCCGGCGGTCCGCCAGCAGGAGGTGGCCGAGAAGATGGGGGTCACCCCGCAGGCGGTCTCCGAGTATATTCGGGAACTTGCTGAGGACGGATATATCTCCGCCTATGGGCGGGGCCGCTACGAGGTGACAAAGGAGGGTATCGAGTGGGTGCTCTCCACCGCCGAGGTGCTGGAGTCCTATGCCCGCCATGTCACGCGCGATGTGATCCAGAAGGTGCGGGTCTGGCCCGCCATCGCCGCCGAACCCCTGAAGGTCGGGGATCGGGCGGGCGTGTATATGAAGGACGGCTGGCTGTATGCAGGAAAAGATGAGCAGAGCGCAATGGGCGAGGTGATCGCCGATGCGGAAGCCGGATCCGACGTCGGGATTGCCCGACTGAGCGGGCTCATCGATCATACCGAGGGGAGCGTGCACGTCCTCAAGGTGCCGCGGATCGAACGTGGGGGATCGCGGAAGGTGGACCTGGACGGCCTCCTCCAGGTCCTGGACGGTGTGGATGTCGTCGGGATCGCCGGTCTTGAGGCGGCGGTCACCCTGCGGGCGGCAGGTCGAGAGGCTGATATCTCCTTTGGCTCCCGTGAGGGTGTGATCGAGGCCGCCTTCCATGGCGTGGAGTGCGCCATCCTCATCGTTGATGAAGAGTTCACCGATTTTCTCAAGAGACTGGAAACTGCCGGCCTGAATTATGTTATCCATGATCTTATCATCCCATGA
- a CDS encoding DEAD/DEAH box helicase, with amino-acid sequence MTVILVPQRGTYKLILFDGRNVRETGVFSLTRSSRGYRPTDLKIRRPGRRNYSNVPTKRLIEILRQDEVRVTADDPALNAFLGDFQIAPAKASLCRICLLEDRVTPLKKKNTARFGREQICMDCAERELRREMGYLGRFGDRSSGHVRALLESYRDVDRVLALLQPDQRDRTQTIFDRLEASRPIETSHIGDIAVPQEFARASGVEYLTPVQQLAVNAGLLEGQHLLVVSATASGKTFVGEMAGLKNLIEGRGRLLFLVPLVALANQKFLRFRERYKDIASVSLQIGASRLNLPETRPVGERSTRAQIVVGTYEGMDTVFRNGRSLKNIGTVVIDEVQNLEEPERGHRLDGLIARIKHTSPNAQFLYLSATIGSPGVLARKLGAGLVRYDSRPVPLERHLIFCEKKKKLQYVKSMVREEFGRRSSKGYRGQTIVFTNSRARCHTLADALGNNVARPYHSGLTAQERRHVEDLFTSQKIACVVTTAALAAGVDFPASQVIFDALAMGIKWLSVQEFNQMLGRAGRPDFHDEGRVVILAEPGATYSRTSKVTEEEMAIALLRGRMEEVAPEYGIEGSSEEFAANAVVCRGDEGAIKRAEASMVGTLEPVLPVLLEHHLVRRQKGHIELSDLAKVMARHFIGVERLLLVRRLVKKMDDPLQILAEIDCAVPGER; translated from the coding sequence ATGACGGTCATTCTCGTCCCGCAACGGGGCACCTATAAACTGATCCTTTTTGACGGTCGAAATGTGCGTGAGACGGGGGTGTTCTCGCTCACCCGCTCATCGCGTGGATACAGGCCGACCGATCTGAAGATACGTCGCCCGGGGCGCCGGAACTATTCAAACGTCCCGACCAAACGGCTGATCGAAATCCTCCGGCAGGACGAGGTGCGGGTCACCGCCGATGACCCCGCACTCAACGCATTTCTTGGTGACTTCCAGATCGCCCCTGCGAAGGCCTCCCTCTGCCGCATCTGTCTCCTCGAGGATCGGGTGACGCCGCTCAAGAAAAAGAACACTGCCCGTTTCGGCCGGGAACAGATCTGCATGGACTGTGCAGAACGCGAACTCAGGCGTGAGATGGGGTATCTCGGAAGGTTCGGCGACCGGTCAAGCGGGCATGTGCGGGCATTGCTCGAATCCTACCGTGATGTGGACCGGGTGCTCGCCCTCCTCCAGCCCGACCAGCGCGATCGCACGCAGACGATCTTCGACCGTCTGGAGGCCTCGCGCCCGATTGAGACGAGTCATATCGGCGATATCGCCGTCCCGCAGGAGTTCGCACGGGCCTCGGGTGTGGAGTATCTCACCCCGGTCCAGCAGCTCGCGGTGAATGCCGGGCTCCTGGAGGGGCAGCACCTGCTGGTGGTCTCGGCGACGGCCAGCGGGAAGACCTTTGTGGGCGAGATGGCCGGGCTGAAAAATCTCATTGAGGGGAGGGGGCGCCTGCTCTTCCTTGTCCCGCTTGTCGCCCTTGCAAACCAGAAATTCCTCCGTTTCAGGGAACGATATAAGGACATCGCCTCGGTCTCCCTCCAGATCGGAGCAAGCCGCCTGAACCTCCCGGAGACCCGGCCGGTGGGTGAGCGCAGTACGCGGGCCCAGATCGTCGTCGGCACATATGAGGGGATGGACACCGTCTTCAGGAATGGTCGGAGCCTGAAGAATATCGGGACGGTCGTCATCGATGAGGTCCAGAACCTGGAGGAACCGGAACGGGGGCACCGGCTTGACGGTCTGATCGCCCGGATCAAGCACACCTCCCCCAATGCCCAGTTCCTCTATCTCTCGGCGACCATCGGATCGCCGGGGGTGCTGGCCCGAAAACTCGGGGCAGGGCTTGTGCGCTATGACAGCCGTCCGGTACCGCTGGAGCGGCACCTGATCTTCTGCGAGAAGAAAAAGAAGCTCCAGTACGTGAAATCGATGGTGCGCGAGGAGTTCGGGCGCCGGTCGTCGAAGGGATACCGGGGGCAGACGATCGTCTTCACCAACTCGCGGGCGCGGTGTCACACCCTCGCCGACGCCCTCGGGAACAACGTGGCGCGTCCCTATCATTCGGGCCTGACAGCACAGGAGCGCCGTCATGTGGAGGATCTCTTCACGTCCCAGAAGATTGCCTGTGTGGTGACGACGGCCGCCCTGGCGGCGGGCGTGGACTTTCCGGCGTCACAGGTGATCTTCGATGCACTGGCGATGGGGATCAAATGGCTCAGCGTCCAGGAGTTCAACCAGATGCTCGGCCGTGCGGGACGGCCTGATTTCCATGATGAGGGGCGGGTAGTCATCCTTGCCGAACCCGGCGCCACCTATTCCCGGACCTCGAAGGTGACCGAGGAGGAGATGGCGATCGCCCTGTTGCGGGGGAGGATGGAGGAGGTGGCCCCGGAGTACGGGATCGAGGGGAGCTCGGAGGAGTTTGCCGCGAATGCCGTGGTCTGCCGGGGTGATGAGGGTGCTATCAAACGGGCGGAGGCATCGATGGTCGGCACGCTGGAACCGGTCCTCCCCGTGCTCCTTGAGCACCACCTGGTCAGGCGGCAGAAGGGTCATATCGAGCTCTCCGACCTTGCGAAGGTGATGGCCCGCCATTTCATCGGTGTGGAGCGCCTGCTTCTCGTCCGCCGGTTGGTCAAAAAAATGGACGATCCCCTCCAGATCCTTGCAGAGATCGACTGCGCCGTGCCCGGGGAGAGGTAA
- a CDS encoding class I SAM-dependent methyltransferase has protein sequence MIAADMLELQELRFVEGSYADLADPASAEAILRCCPEEGRLCVDENEDLLAVAFRQGEHWTGANFLFHPPDPAVIDLFAETEGEIYQEKREDWHRALREYFSLSISRDVRPAFEDIPPDRVEKCRSLLHEVWGERNGERCLDCCCGSGIGAIALRSIGMRPLAYDHDPALLSLGLERGRLQPEETACIDATVVSTYFSPAPYGAAFMLGTIRSFDQEIWEGITAELLYLAGDVLITTATEEEIRDVAGWCRDAGRSPEVWENERDALYDRWVCRA, from the coding sequence ATGATTGCAGCAGATATGCTTGAACTACAAGAACTCAGATTTGTCGAGGGATCATATGCCGATCTGGCCGATCCGGCATCTGCGGAGGCGATCCTCCGGTGCTGCCCCGAGGAGGGGCGGTTGTGCGTGGATGAGAACGAGGATCTCCTTGCCGTTGCCTTCAGGCAGGGGGAGCACTGGACCGGAGCGAACTTTCTCTTCCACCCACCCGATCCGGCGGTGATCGATCTGTTCGCCGAAACGGAGGGCGAGATCTATCAGGAGAAACGGGAAGACTGGCACCGGGCCCTCAGGGAGTATTTCAGCCTCTCCATCTCCCGGGACGTGAGACCGGCCTTCGAGGACATCCCGCCAGACCGGGTGGAAAAATGCAGATCCCTCCTGCATGAGGTGTGGGGTGAGCGGAACGGCGAACGCTGCCTGGACTGTTGCTGCGGTTCCGGGATCGGCGCCATCGCCCTGCGCTCGATCGGCATGCGACCGCTCGCATATGACCATGATCCGGCCCTCCTCTCTCTTGGGCTGGAACGCGGGAGACTTCAGCCTGAAGAGACCGCCTGCATCGATGCAACCGTCGTCTCGACATATTTCAGCCCTGCCCCCTATGGGGCCGCCTTTATGCTCGGGACGATCCGCTCATTTGATCAGGAAATCTGGGAGGGGATCACCGCCGAACTCCTCTACCTCGCCGGCGACGTGCTCATCACCACGGCAACCGAGGAGGAGATCAGGGACGTGGCAGGATGGTGCCGGGATGCCGGGCGCTCACCAGAGGTATGGGAGAATGAACGCGACGCCCTCTATGACCGCTGGGTCTGCCGGGCCTGA
- a CDS encoding acyltransferase, which translates to MESGVQDWLHQCSLPDGTELQEHTLKTGNNIIIGDRCRIDYGLKGKDIIVCELCTLNGSVVADGDVRIDNWCEINGDVIAGEDAFLGEGVKIHGRLIVHGDLDIGDNVTIDRGFEAKGWISIRNPMPVIVYLLLYVMTLLKIENPDEIDSALDEIFEEEDMSDESPLIIPPGSEMNMKVFSIPAPTHIGDHCRLHGNIRAQTVEVGEDTIIFGSLRAGGAIGIGRRTQVHGNVEGGGEVTVAPAVHILGDAAGLSLALHEEALVEGMIRAPRGVRIERG; encoded by the coding sequence ATGGAGAGTGGGGTTCAGGACTGGCTCCATCAGTGTTCTCTCCCTGACGGCACCGAGCTGCAGGAACATACCCTGAAGACCGGGAATAATATCATCATCGGGGATCGCTGCAGGATCGATTACGGGCTGAAAGGGAAGGATATCATCGTCTGCGAATTATGCACCCTCAACGGGAGCGTCGTCGCCGACGGCGATGTCAGGATCGACAACTGGTGCGAGATCAACGGAGACGTGATCGCCGGAGAGGACGCCTTCCTTGGCGAGGGTGTAAAGATCCATGGTCGCCTGATCGTGCACGGCGATCTTGATATCGGCGACAACGTCACGATCGATCGGGGATTTGAGGCCAAGGGCTGGATCTCGATCCGAAACCCGATGCCGGTGATCGTCTATCTGCTTCTCTATGTGATGACACTCCTGAAGATCGAGAACCCCGATGAGATCGACAGTGCACTCGATGAAATCTTCGAAGAAGAGGATATGAGTGACGAATCACCACTGATCATCCCACCGGGGTCAGAAATGAACATGAAGGTCTTCTCGATCCCGGCACCGACGCACATCGGCGATCATTGCCGCCTTCACGGCAATATCAGGGCGCAGACAGTGGAGGTCGGCGAGGACACGATCATCTTCGGGAGCCTCCGGGCGGGCGGGGCGATCGGGATCGGTCGGCGGACGCAGGTCCACGGGAATGTGGAGGGAGGGGGCGAGGTGACGGTGGCCCCCGCCGTCCACATCCTCGGCGACGCCGCCGGACTCTCTCTTGCCCTCCATGAGGAGGCGCTCGTGGAAGGGATGATCAGGGCGCCTCGGGGTGTCAGAATTGAACGGGGATGA
- a CDS encoding 30S ribosomal protein S3ae: MAKRKQVGKRVEGWKAKSWYKVYGPEAFGKAHIGDTISADPSKVMGRVMQTTLGEISQDYSKQHIKMRFKVNNVAGDAAYTEFVGHEITRDYMRGLVKRKTSRIDTMILVPTKDNKKVRLTISCFTINRANISQAHAIRETITNVARGQAAEMSFDEFSKAVVSGDCAKEAFKMVKTIFPVRRVEIIKSKVETPVVMAF; encoded by the coding sequence ACAGGTTGGAAAAAGAGTCGAGGGCTGGAAGGCCAAGTCCTGGTACAAGGTCTATGGTCCGGAAGCCTTCGGCAAGGCCCATATTGGGGACACGATCTCTGCCGACCCCTCCAAGGTGATGGGGCGCGTGATGCAGACCACGCTCGGTGAGATCTCGCAGGACTATTCAAAACAGCACATCAAGATGCGTTTCAAGGTGAACAATGTGGCAGGCGACGCCGCATACACCGAGTTCGTGGGGCATGAGATCACCCGCGACTATATGCGCGGCCTGGTGAAGCGGAAGACCTCCCGGATCGACACCATGATCCTGGTGCCGACCAAGGACAACAAGAAGGTCCGCCTCACCATCTCCTGCTTCACGATCAACAGGGCAAACATCTCGCAGGCACACGCCATCCGCGAGACCATCACGAATGTTGCCAGGGGACAGGCGGCAGAGATGTCATTCGACGAGTTTTCCAAGGCGGTCGTCTCGGGCGACTGCGCCAAGGAAGCCTTCAAGATGGTCAAGACGATCTTCCCGGTCCGCCGGGTTGAGATCATCAAGAGCAAGGTCGAGACTCCGGTCGTAATGGCCTTTTAA